In Octopus bimaculoides isolate UCB-OBI-ISO-001 chromosome 26, ASM119413v2, whole genome shotgun sequence, the following are encoded in one genomic region:
- the LOC106878631 gene encoding uncharacterized protein LOC106878631, with product MCATGYFHQVSMARYTLLHNNNKNNKKIYGSADDFTEDRDGSRGRINELVHQVNLVVTGEPETGKTSLIDKFEKKNCVLYHRGELSHNMLPRRTDKDAKRWQRILLRLKDTSTEAQWEIYHRSIVHGYLIVFDVTNENTFLYVPKWCSKIFQNLPKRRQLTLQRVLV from the exons ATGTGCGCCACCGGTTATTTCCACCAAGTTTCCATGGCTCGTTACACGTTACtgcataataataacaagaacaataagaagATATATGGTAGCGCAGACGATTTCACTGAAGATAGAGATGGAAGCAGAGGAAGAATCAATGAGTTGGTCCATCAAGTTAATTTGGTGGTTACCGGTGAACCTGAGACGGGGAAAACTTCATTGATAGATAAATTCGAGAAGAAAAACTGCGTTTTGTACCACCGAGGTGAACTCAGCCATAATATGTTGCCGAGAAGGACAGATAAAGATGCAAAACGATGGCAGAGAATTCTTCTCCGTCTGAAGGACACCAGCA CTGAAGCCCAATGGGAAATTTACCACCGTTCAATCGTTCACGGTTATTTGATTGTATTCGATGTGACAAACGAAAACACCTTCCTCTATGTCCCTAAATG GTGTTCCAAAATCTTCCAAAATCTTCCAAAACGCAGGCAATTGACCTTGCAG